Proteins co-encoded in one Bradyrhizobium sp. 170 genomic window:
- a CDS encoding dihydrofolate reductase family protein — protein sequence MKPYVICHMCASVDGRTLLSRWRPENTVAAGLFERLHDELGGDAWLVGRVTGQEFAKGKTYPVSTEESISRQAWLARRDAKAYGVVLDANGKIVWGRSDIGGDPIVVALSEKVSDAHLAGLRSEGVSYLFAGETELDLGLTLEILNRELGVKRLILEGGGVSNGALLRAGLVDEISLIQCPAVDGAKGAPSIFDSLEESAGRSAPLRSMTLESHRLLEGGAIWLRYKLHNR from the coding sequence ATGAAGCCATACGTAATCTGCCACATGTGCGCGAGCGTCGACGGCCGCACACTGCTCAGCCGCTGGCGGCCGGAGAATACCGTCGCGGCAGGTTTGTTCGAGAGGTTGCACGACGAACTTGGCGGGGACGCCTGGCTTGTCGGCCGCGTCACCGGCCAAGAGTTTGCCAAAGGCAAAACGTATCCCGTATCGACCGAGGAGAGCATTTCCCGTCAGGCCTGGCTCGCTCGTCGCGACGCGAAGGCCTACGGGGTCGTGCTGGATGCCAATGGCAAGATCGTCTGGGGCCGCTCGGACATCGGCGGCGATCCAATCGTCGTGGCTCTTTCCGAAAAGGTTTCGGACGCGCATTTGGCCGGCCTGCGCAGCGAGGGTGTGTCCTATCTCTTCGCAGGTGAGACTGAACTCGATCTAGGCTTGACGCTCGAAATTCTGAATCGCGAACTCGGCGTGAAGCGCTTGATCCTGGAAGGGGGCGGCGTATCCAACGGCGCGTTACTCCGGGCTGGCCTGGTCGATGAAATCAGTCTGATCCAGTGCCCGGCAGTCGATGGGGCAAAGGGCGCGCCGAGCATCTTTGATTCACTGGAGGAAAGTGCCGGTCGGTCGGCGCCTCTGAGGTCGATGACCCTCGAAAGCCATCGGCTTCTTGAGGGCGGAGCGATCTGGCTCCGCTACAAGCTGCATAACCGCTGA
- a CDS encoding putative quinol monooxygenase — protein MNTKQLFVFGASVLAVAFGGGAVAQQTNGQYIQVAEIEIDPAQLEAYRAAVQEQIEAAIRVEPGVLVLYAVSDKDNPARVKVFEIYRDVDAYRSHLASEHFKKYKATTEKMVKSLKLVQTAPIMLGAKSK, from the coding sequence ATGAATACCAAACAGCTTTTCGTTTTCGGCGCATCCGTGCTGGCCGTAGCGTTCGGCGGTGGCGCCGTCGCACAGCAGACGAATGGACAGTACATACAGGTAGCGGAGATCGAGATCGACCCGGCGCAGCTGGAGGCATACAGGGCCGCGGTACAGGAGCAGATTGAAGCCGCCATTCGCGTGGAGCCGGGTGTTCTGGTCCTTTACGCCGTATCGGACAAGGACAATCCTGCTCGCGTCAAGGTCTTCGAAATTTATCGCGACGTGGATGCCTATCGATCGCATCTCGCATCCGAACATTTCAAGAAATACAAGGCCACGACGGAGAAGATGGTCAAGTCGCTCAAGCTCGTGCAAACCGCGCCCATCATGCTAGGCGCGAAATCGAAATAA